In the Cucurbita pepo subsp. pepo cultivar mu-cu-16 chromosome LG17, ASM280686v2, whole genome shotgun sequence genome, caaatctcaaaatttgagagaaaatttataatttaacttttttttatttttatttttttattttaagtttgaatggaattcaaatttatttcaataattcttaaaaataccCCACAATTTGTTTGGGAATCAcctcaaataaattataatattttttgtaaaaaagaaaacaaaaaagaagaatagtaatttaaaaaagggtCGACATAAATCATTAAAGATTAAAgcacaaataaattaatttgttgaaaaattaaaaaaataaagcaattaaaattgaattttataatatttcaatGTTTTATAACGTGCCCAAAAACGTAGCTCAACTATTACTCAACCAACTATTtgtcttaataaaaattagattttttttttaaaacatctaGATATTGTTGAAAACTACTGGAACAACTAACACATCTTGTTTAAGAATGACAACATTCATCTCGATATTGTCGAAAAATAATGAACCAACATctcaatattataaaaaaaatacttaaccAACAAGCACGGTGCATCCCAGAAAAATTCTTAAGAGGTTACCCAATATAGAATTCTCTCGagtaaaacacgtttaactatagagttcttatgattgaacCACCGAAAAGAAACGTACACCTTGTTAGTATAAGTAATAACTCTCATTTAAAGTCTTTCTTAATCATCTTATTTTcaagatcgctctcattcaTATACCCCTTCTTTACTCACGTGTCACTTACCCATCAACTTTTTACCCTAATTTGTCCACGAACCACATTTAAAGTctctctaataccatttgggGTATCTCCCAGTGgagtttcaaaaaaattttaaaataaatttttgttaaaatttcaaaacatttggCACATGGTGTGGACCAATGACAAGATTATATTTCGCTTTGACATAATTTTTGTCGTAtacttttttagaaaattttatgatttcagaaaattttatgatttcgTATACCTTTTATATATCTACGTTAATGTCTCtcttttgatatatatatttttggtgataattctcataaaaaaaaaaatctaattcaaaaatatttttaaacttaaaatatatatatatatatatatatttctaaccaaatttctacaaaattgaGACTAACATAGACTATAATACATacatttacaaaatataatttatttttaaaaaacaaattatacaGTTATAATTCTATGCATTTTTTCTTAAgattattaatcaaataaaaaaaaccatatttttaaataatagtcAAAATGTGATGATAACTTTGAAAGAATAACTTTAGATTCacccataaaaataaaaaagaaataagaaataataattaaaaaaaaacacaggaAACAAAccagatttgaaaatttattgtgGGGACTTATGTCTAAGTCTAAAGTTAAAGCTTCatatgcaaaagaaaaaaaaaaatctaaaaaagggagaaaaaaatagattgaaaaacaATGGGTTTATAGATAaagttatttcataatttttcattatacaaaatttcatgtttacataattattaatttcattttaaaaatatattttacaatTCAGTGAGATATTATCATGGTTTTGAGTAGAAATTATAGGCTAATTTGTTCACACCTAAGATGTATCACTATCATCGTGATTGGAATGGCTCATTCAAGCACTTTTCTATAGCATTTCGTACGGTTCAATCACACACCCAAAAGAAACTATGTATTCATTTACACGGTTCAATCACACACCCCAAAGAAACTATATATCCATTTACataaaaacagtaaaaaaaaaaaaaaaaaaaaaaaaaaaaaaaaaaaaaaaaaaaaatggcgaGCAATTCCATTTAGATTAAAGACTCAAAAGAAGAGATATATCCGATcctaatatataaataatatcaatatattaaagatactaaaaatatatatttctaaataaaaaaaatcatataatatcaatatattctaaaaataaatatttctaaataaaaaatcattttatttccaCAGTCATTTAACTAACCGGGCTTTTTTTGTTCCAATGAATCGTAGGTAAAATGattgagattttatttaaaaacacaaaatgtttttgaaacaaaaaaaatcaaaacaacatGATTGTTTCATCCTTACTTGTTTTCAAGAGCTACTCTCAGGAGCTACCAGGTTTTCTGAGAAGACGAAGCTGCTGCTTACACCAAAAATATTTGCTATCTTCACGACCACAGATTGCATACTTTCGCTTGTCGGGTCGAAAAAGGATGGCAGAGTTGGCACACATATGGGCACAAATTCCTTCTTACCGAAGGTTGGCGCGTAAAGTGCTAGTACGGTTCGAGTGAATATAAATCTGttagaattaattaaagaagTAAGGATTCTAATTTGCACAATGGtaggaatcacaactctccacaatggtatgatatgatccaccatattatccactttgaggaTAAGTTTTCATGGTTTTAATTCTGGGCTTTACGGTTTGAGTGAATATAAATCTGTTAGCATTAATTAAAGAAGTAAGGATTCTATTTTACACAATggtaggaatcacgactctccacaatggtatgatatcaTATTATCCACCTTGAGGATAGGTTTTCATGGTTTTAATTATGGGCTTTCCCCGACCtgataccaatggagatgtattccttccttataaacctatgatcattccctaaattagggaatatgagATTCCCTCCTAACAATGTTTTAAGATCTTTTCAGTCGACTTATGATTTGCCAGCCTCGACTATTAGTTCTCATTGGCCACGGCCTAAAGGAACCAGGTGAATTTGGACATCTTCAGTTAGTTGGAAATCAAGCAATTTATCCTAACAGTCAAGCAATAATGTAGCTCTAACGGTATGCTGAGAATTTTAAATCTTCTAGAAAAAAAGTGATGAATCTTACCTCAAGAGAAGTCGCCTTATGAACGGATCATTCAAAATCTGTGACCACCCTTTATCAAGGTTGTCTAATGTCACCAAAGACTGATCCCACTCGATTATCGAAGAGAACAGCACTTTCTCCGCTTTGTTAAATGCAACCTAAAccatttatgtttttgtaaattttttgaCATAAAAGTGCGAATTATCGAGCATAACACGACAAGAGATTTAACCATACCATTTCAATATCAGAGCCTAAGATACCAAGCAGTACACAGAAAGCCTGCAATGGAGCTGTGAGAAAAAGAGTGAACATGCTTCCATGGCGAGAATATTCAGCAGCACTAGCATGACTAGCATTGCAGGAAGATAACAGCATTGCAGCTGGCTCTCCCCTTTCTTCTCCATGGATAGTCTACGCAGATTTAGAAAAGTAATTTCAGAAAAGTAATTTCCTTCAGTATAAGACGAGCATTATGTATATGTCGGTAACGGGAATAGTGAAGATTGTCATAAATGGAAGATTATCCTttcttccaaaaataaatctgAAAAGGAAATTCATTTTAAAGCCAAGGCATAAAGTAATAAATTCAAGGTCGACATACTGACCTGAAATGCTTCACTGACACCACTATCAATAACTAAAAACAATGGCCTTCTCGTAAATGGAACCAAGTCGCCTGGATATATGCAGTTTGGTCCTGGAGAGTATTTAATATGAAAGTTGGAATTTTATTAGTTTCAAggtaaaaaatacttaaagaATGCAGCTTAATCTTGTTAAGGATCATAAGACCAACGCAAGCAATTCATTACTAGTTTTCAATCCATGAACCAATGAAAAGATCTTAACTGAGTAAGGCACATCTAGTTAACAAAGTTAACAGCAATTTTCATTACAAAAGTAGGAaagtgttgaggattattgggagtgtgtcccacattgattagtttagtggaagatcatgggtttataagcgaggaatactatcttcattgatatgaggccttttggggaagccttCCCcaaaaagcaaagccatgagagcttatgctcaaagtggacaatatcataccattgtggaaatccgtgattcctaacatggtatcagagctatgtcctaaacttagccatgtcaatagaatcctcaaatatatcgaacaaagaattgtgagcctcgaaggtgtagtaaaaaatgactaaagtgtcgaacaaagggtgtacttgttcgagagctctagagaaaggagtcgagtttcgattaaggggaggctattcgagagctccataagcctcaggggaggcttcgagtgtactttgtttgaggggaggattgttgagaattattgggagtgagtcccacgttggttaatttagtggaagatcaagGGTTTATAAGTgtggaatactatctccattggcagGAGGCCTTTTGTGGAGatccatgattcctaacagaaAGTAAGATCAAAGAAATGTAAGCCGCTTCAAACAAAAATGGGACACATTTGGTCCGATAAGACAATAAAATACCTTCTTTTCCACTAGCACTGAGTGATAAGCAACCAGTTTGGGGACCTATGCAGCCTCCCTCAACTTGTCCACAAGGAGACTCAGGTTTATCAATATCCCCTGTATTGCTGATAGACTCATCGCCCAGCTGAGTGCTGGCTGGGGAAGATAAAACATTCTTTGCACTGTCTGAAGTAGTTTGATATCGAAGGAATATTACAGTTTTCAGTGAGAAGAGTGAAAATCATTAACTATGTAATTTAGAAGAGTTCACTCAACCTGAAGCTGACAAATATATCAAGAGAATCCCATCACTTGGCATCTCCTCACAAACTGTAGCTAGAACCTGCAAAATAAATCTCACATACTTTAGATTATAAAAGCTAAGAACAAGGGGGGAAATCAACTATTCTATTTCTAGGACAAAGTGAAGGgcaagaattaaaaaaagaaaaacatttggtGATCTAAAACTGATACAGCCTACActgccttttttttcttgtattcaTAACAGAGACTTCCCAATAACTTACATGAAGTCGCTTGGACACGTAATTATGTTCATTAtccaaatattgttttcatttGCATATATAGACAAGTATGAGACTCCATGCAGCCATTTACCAggtaatattttcaattaaaggTTTACACTTCGCCACATTCAACAGTCAATACTCAATAAGTCAATAAAACAAATGGTGCAACTTGAAATGTAATGAGTGTATTGAAAGTATGCATCCATACTAACTGCTAAAAAATGGGTCAAAGAAGGACGGTATAAAAGTGATTTCCGAGGATTAGACGGGAGAGTAGGATCAACTATATCTTGTGTGACGTTACTGCGACTTGGCCCAGAGCCACTACTCTGCCCACTTCTATTAGCATTTGGCCGATAAAATGAACCACTGGGTTCCCACTCCAGACTCTGGATCATCCTGAAAGTGTCTAATGTGATCTCAGAAAACTTGACCTGATCAAGAACCAGGGAAGGAAAGATGAATCAAGACAAAAGAATATATGAATTATATTGGATGTGCCTGAAATGACATCATAAAGATACTAAAAGAGGTCCCAATACCCAACCTCGTTATGATGGTAGCTACTCAGAATAGCATCCTGTAACCTCAAGGATCTCGTTGTACCTGGTGGAGAAACACTTATCGAAGATTCTGGATGAGGTTCTAACAAAATGCTATATCTGAATGGCCTGATATTGATAAAGGTTGTATCTGCTTTCAAAAATCTCGTTATTTCCTGGACTACCAGCTTCCATTCTTTAAAGTCCGTTTCCTAGAATAGAGCCCAGATTCATTAGTCTCTTATACCAAGATCCAAATGATAAATCAGCAGCCATTGATGAATTCATgctaaacaaatttgaaaaaaaaaaacaatagaatGAGATTGTAAACACTTCCAATCACATCT is a window encoding:
- the LOC111778074 gene encoding protein SCAI-like isoform X1 produces the protein MRPGLPPHSSRSKCHISVSEVYWSLVNKADRKFSRIRDLPYYERNRYNTYFHKAFKVYTKLWKLQQGNRQKLLDTGLKRWQIGEIASRIAQLYFGQYMRTSQASYLSESFVFYEAILTRDYFKEGLFQDVSLACKQLRFLSRFLIVCLVSNRREMVHQLVNQLKMLLDECKKTFKETDFKEWKLVVQEITRFLKADTTFINIRPFRYSILLEPHPESSISVSPPGTTRSLRLQDAILSSYHHNEVKFSEITLDTFRMIQSLEWEPSGSFYRPNANRSGQSSGSGPSRSNVTQDIVDPTLPSNPRKSLLYRPSLTHFLAVLATVCEEMPSDGILLIYLSASDSAKNVLSSPASTQLGDESISNTGDIDKPESPCGQVEGGCIGPQTGCLSLSASGKEGPNCIYPGDLVPFTRRPLFLVIDSGVSEAFQTIHGEERGEPAAMLLSSCNASHASAAEYSRHGSMFTLFLTAPLQAFCVLLGILGSDIEMVAFNKAEKVLFSSIIEWDQSLVTLDNLDKGWSQILNDPFIRRLLLRFIFTRTVLALYAPTFGKKEFVPICVPTLPSFFDPTSESMQSVVVKIANIFGVSSSFVFSENLVAPESSS
- the LOC111778074 gene encoding protein SCAI-like isoform X2, whose translation is MRPGLPPHSSRSKCHISVSEVYWSLVNKADRKFSRIRDLPYYERNRYNTYFHKAFKVYTKLWKLQQGNRQKLLDTGLKRWQIGEIASRIAQLYFGQYMRTSQASYLSESFVFYEAILTRDYFKEGLFQDVSLACKQLRFLSRFLIVCLVSNRREMVHQLVNQLKMLLDECKKTFKETDFKEWKLVVQEITRFLKADTTFINIRPFRYSILLEPHPESSISVSPPGTTRSLRLQDAILSSYHHNEVKFSEITLDTFRMIQSLEWEPSGSFYRPNANRSGQSSGSGPSRSNVTQDIVDPTLPSNPRKSLLYRPSLTHFLAVLATVCEEMPSDGILLIYLSASDSAKNVLSSPASTQLGDESISNTGDIDKPESPCGQVEGGCIGPQTGCLSLSASGKEGPNCIYPGDLVPFTRRPLFLVIDSGVSEAFQTIHGEERGEPAAMLLSSCNASHASAAEYSRHGSMFTLFLTAPLQAFCVLLGILGSDIEMVAFNKAEKVLFSSIIEWDQSLVTLDNLDKGWSQILNDPFIRRLLLRFIFTQTVKPRIKTMKTYPQSG